ATTCTCATCTTGCTGTAACATTGAACTTTCTATAGCTTCTAAACTCACCCAAACACCTGCAAATTCAATTCACAACAAACCCATAGTTCAGAAACCATTCAACAATAATAAATCTCCAAATCCAATCCCAATTATCAACCAACAACACCATTATCTTCTCTGGTTCAATTGGTCTTCAAAGTCCATCAACTGCTCAACATTTCGTACTCATTTCAGCATGCAAGTCGAGCTATAAAAGCTCTTGATGGACCCTGGCAAATACCCATCGTAGACTCCCAAAAATCAGACACGGAAGCAGCACATTTCCACCTGAATTTCAGCTCAATCTCTTCCCCTTTTCTGGTTCCGGACGCCAGCAAATTCACCATATCCATCTCTTTCTCATTCGTACCAACCTCTTCCAACCCATTACCATTCATGCTAGCAAATACCCAATTGAAAGCTTACCATGACCACCAACGATTACCTCTGGATTTTCTTGCTTTCGATTTAAGAACCCTAACAGCAATCACCAATTCTATCAATCAGATTGAAACAATAATAGAAATCTTAATTAAACACAATCACCGGATTTTTCTACTTAATTCATCACTCAATCAATTTTCCCCTCTTAGCACTCCCAATCTTCTAAATTCATTCATGGAGAACCTATACGGGCAGCGGCACCAGAAGAAAGGCAGGttgttattcttttctttttttgtttaccgGTGATAATGATGGTGAACCTGCGACTAGTATAACAGGCTTTTCAAGGGTAAATATGTAAATCGCGGCAGATTCTTTTTACCGAGTCAGCGAAAAAGACCAAATGTGTGGGTCCTGACGGAAAAACTAACAGTTGTGGCATTTAATTAAtattgaaaaaaacggtggcagtttcttaaacatgaaattaaaagtgTGGCACTTTCTTAAAATTCCCTTGAATATTTGATCAAATACCATTAACAACTTGTGTTCACTTGAAATATTTTAACTTCAGAAAGCCAACCTAAAACACTATATATACCTTCTAACCCCGACCCCTACAGAATCCAAAACGACTATAGCAACTCCAGAAAAATATATCCTAAGGTAACAACAAACGAACTCAAATCAACAATgtcttcttctccttcctctacttcttcttttcCATCAAGGAAGCTACTTTTACAAATTATTCCTCGCGTATCAACAGGCTCACCTATCTCCCTACACGCCGGTACAAAAGAACCCGAGAGTATGATTGATGCAAATGTAATTATGGTTCTTTCAGTGCTTGTATGTGCACTGATATGTGTACTAGTGCTTAATTCCATCATTAGATGTGCATTAGGTTACTCTAATCGGCTTGCACGTGATTCCGGTGACAACAGACCAATTCAGTCAGTTGCTAACACAGGAATAAGGAAAAAGGCTCTCAAGACATTTCCCGTAGTTACTTACTCATCTGGCGGGTTAAAGCTTCCGGGTTTAGACACTGAATGCGTTATATGCCTCTCAGAGTTCGCTCAGGGAGAGCGAATCAGAATTCTACCTAAATGCAACCATGGGTTTCATATTAAATGCATCGGTAAATGGCTCAGTTCGCACTCAACATGCCCAACTTGTAGGCATTGTTTGATCGAGACGTGCGAAAAGATCATTAATGGGGGTAGCAGCCAGCCGAGGTCTTTGATTCCACTGTCGCAGCCTCCACATTCGTCAACCATTGTTCCATTAGAACATGAAGGAATCGTACGGAATGTCGCGGATATATGTTGAATGTTATTTGTGAATTGTATATACATGTTAGGGACACCGGAAAACACCATTGTACAGAAACTTCAGAAATATGTAATTCACTTTcagttgtatatatatatatatatacatacatatcAAAACCAGACACTGATTCAGCCTGTACATGAAATTGAGATGGAGAAATGAAAAGCTTCTTATATCCTCCTATCGCCTAGCTTAGAACCAGTGATTCAGTGTGACATGAAAATGAAACCCTTTTGTTAGTGGATTCTCCAACTTGAAATCAAATGAAGTTGCAGAAGATACTAGTTTTTTAAGGAGGATTTTGTATTCTAGTATTAGTTGCTCTATTTAGTGAGTGTACTCccaatagatttgtttatcatttGACTATATTTAGTTGCAGGCCGtgcatatttttgttttcttgggATAACTATAAATATGCATGCTGTATTGGCATTAAAAAGAATGTCTATTCGACTAATCCACTGAGCGCTGCCCAAAAGGTTCTTCCTTTTAAATTTTCAAGTGGGTTACATATATATAGTCCTACTACCTTGCTTACTGTCTCGTGCCAAATGGAATTTCGGGTACCAAATCCTATGGACTTCTTGGCTAAACACACACTCACCTGAAAATGGTGTTTATTAGCAATCCAGTTAACATATACACTGGATAATGAGCGGCGTCCCCTGGGATATCTATAACAATAAAAGTGTCCTTTCTTGTTTGTCAATAACAAATTTTTTGGGCTCGGTCGAGGTTTCCATTTATTAGCAGGTCTACATAGACGGTGCTTCAATCATAAGGTTGAAGCAAGTTCTTAAAGAAATCTTCAACTGAAATTCAGAATGCTCTCTTACATTTCTCATACAGAACTCGAATTCGACATTGCTAACTAGTAACTATGAACGGACCTGTTTAGTCTCTTACCTAAAATGAATTAAGTAATGCAAGAACAGTTGCAATATGTGCATGGCCTATGTAGATGAggaaaatcctacaactacatccaaagaaccacataCACACACCTAATGAAGTAAACAAGCAAGAGATacacaagaacacaagatatacgtggttcggtatgattacctacgtccacggggtaaggGATGATCTTTATTACTTGATTCAAGGTTACAAGGAATGTCTCTTCTTACAATCTCACAAGTCTCACTCTCCAGCTCttagtattctctctttcctcacTGATCACTTGCCCTTTAGCTCTCTAGATGACCCTTTATTTATAACTACAAGtgatgatacatccaagttacagtgtAAGTCGCGGCGTATCTTCCTTGATGTCCTTCTCGGGTAGCAGGCGATGTCTTTTCTGAGATGTAGGGCTAGGCCTAGTGATATCTTCTCCCGACATCCATTCATCCGATGTCGATCAGTTAGTGAGTATGGACGATGTCGCCCTTGATATTCTTAGACGAGTTTTACTTTGACcagattcttcttatcttctcaaCTACTTCGTCAATGTATTTATTGCTCTTGTACTCGATCACTGTCTCTTCTGTCACCTCCGACCTTTACACGTATTGTCTGCACGGGTTTCCTTCGTGTCTCTTTTCTCGCGCCTACGCCAGGTAGAATAATTTGGTGCTTCACGCCTCATATGTTTTCGATGTCCCCACTATCTAGGATTGCTCCACCTGgatctgtggattatttacaccaacatttatgccccttctttcactcGTGTGATCGACACGAGGGGAAGAAACTGCTTCGTCTTCCACGTCTGCTGCCATGTCGTGTTTCACGCCATGCTGTTCCCCACTACACTCGTCTTCATGACCTGTTTACCCTCTCCGCCGGTTACAATTGTTGGGACTATAAATTCGAGCCTTAAACCCTTGGATTTTCTGTTTTACTTTCTCCGAAAATTTACATTCTCTCTCCTTAGTTTCTTCTTCCAATTGCTGCTCTGATATTCCTTTATCTCCTGATTCTCTGAAAGTTTCAATCATCCTTTGATCCTTCCATTGCTTTCCCCTTGCTGCTGTTGCGATTCTTGCTGCTTGTTATCTTCTTTGGTTCGAAGTTTCTCGCCAACAGTTCTTCCATGGCTTCTTCGACTCCCTCCATGATAGAGAAGATGTGTGTTAGTTATACCTTTTCTGAGGATGATGGTGTTCCCATTGATTCTTTGTTTATTGTTGACATCCCTTCACACCATGATCATCATGCCCTTAACTCTATCCTCTCTGATGGTTCTCCTTCATTTGTATGTAGGAATGACAAGAAAGTTGCCAAAGACTTGACTGATGAGCAGTTCATCAAGCAGTTGAAGAGTGATTTTGGTCTTCATGATTACGACATCAGACTCTTGTCAGGCCAAAGGGGCGTTCTAAAGAGAAGTGATGTTATGAATTTCCCTCACTCGGTCGAGGCGACCGTCGTCACCAAAGGTCAATTGGAGCTCGGGCAACGCTTCCCTCTGTACAACCCTAGTCGTCCATTCATGTATGAGGCTCTTTTAAAGCTTCGTCCTCATCGTTATTTAGCTCAGTGGAATGGTAATACTTTTCGTCTCATAAACGAGTGGGAGAGACGAAGTCGGGGCAGTTGCACTCCTACGGCCTGGTCCACCTATGATCCGTCCTAAGCAGGCGACTATAACCCCGCTAGTTTTGGTGCCAATTATCGGAGTGGGACTTCCACTAATGGTGACCTCGCCGGTTTTGCTGCTAGTCCTCACCGTAATAAGACTATCCCTGATGGTTTCAAGAAGCTTCTCCTGGATGAGGACCCTGAGGGGAAGACGACTAACAAGCATGCCCGACATACCAGTAATGTGTCTTGGGACCGAGTTCCGCTTGCTATCTACGGTCCTCTTCTTAATGGCCAATTTCCTCCTCCAGCCGAGTCCTACCCGTTCTGGGTAGTCAATGTTGATTGAGTAAGTCGCTTCGTCTGTTTTAATTTTGTCGGCCCGAGTATCCAGATGGGCCATATTTTGATTCATTTTTGTTTTGCAGTCTCAGTCTCAAAGTAGTCAGTTTAAAGCTTCGGTTTCTAAGAAGAGGGATAGGGGTCCTAACACATGAGTCGAGGGAGAGGCAGGAAAGGTAACAAATATATTGCTCTTCCTtcagtacatgtacttgcccctatttg
This is a stretch of genomic DNA from Papaver somniferum cultivar HN1 chromosome 1, ASM357369v1, whole genome shotgun sequence. It encodes these proteins:
- the LOC113350669 gene encoding RING-H2 finger protein ATL78-like, with product MSSSPSSTSSFPSRKLLLQIIPRVSTGSPISLHAGTKEPESMIDANVIMVLSVLVCALICVLVLNSIIRCALGYSNRLARDSGDNRPIQSVANTGIRKKALKTFPVVTYSSGGLKLPGLDTECVICLSEFAQGERIRILPKCNHGFHIKCIGKWLSSHSTCPTCRHCLIETCEKIINGGSSQPRSLIPLSQPPHSSTIVPLEHEGIVRNVADIC